One stretch of Helicobacter jaachi DNA includes these proteins:
- the murA gene encoding UDP-N-acetylglucosamine 1-carboxyvinyltransferase translates to MDYLQISKSPNLKGSIAISGAKNSALPILAATLLSQNPVSISNLPDVADVKTLAKLLEHLGVNITWHNPNSLTAQAEHIVHTKAIYDIVRKMRASVLVLGPLLTRFGYCEVSLPGGCAIGARPVDLHIKAMEKMGAKIDIKGGYITAEAKHGLKGADILFDKITVTGSENVIMAAALAHGKTRIINTAKEPEVVQLCEILSQSGVEIEGIGGNELVIYGTGGELLDFAPITVIPDRIEAGTYLCAGAITQSKLTLTHVQPQHLGAIMDKLEEIGFSFEKDEHSLTLLPAQKLKSFEIITTEYPGFPTDVQAQFMALATQCEGTSVIEERLFENRFMHVSELQRLGADISLKGNHASITGVTQLIGADVMATDLRASSALIIAALVSEGTTNIHRIYHLDRGYERIEHKLRAIGVNIQRLKS, encoded by the coding sequence ATGGATTATTTGCAAATCAGTAAAAGCCCTAACCTTAAAGGCAGTATTGCTATTTCTGGAGCGAAAAACTCTGCCCTACCTATTCTTGCGGCGACACTTTTAAGCCAAAATCCAGTGAGCATTAGCAATTTGCCCGATGTGGCTGATGTGAAAACTTTAGCCAAATTATTAGAGCATTTGGGCGTAAATATCACTTGGCATAATCCAAATAGCCTAACTGCGCAGGCAGAACACATTGTGCATACTAAAGCCATTTATGATATTGTGCGTAAAATGCGTGCCTCTGTGCTAGTGCTTGGTCCTTTGCTCACGCGCTTTGGCTATTGTGAGGTAAGCCTGCCCGGTGGTTGTGCCATTGGTGCGCGCCCTGTGGATTTGCACATTAAGGCTATGGAAAAAATGGGCGCAAAGATTGACATTAAAGGTGGCTATATCACTGCGGAGGCAAAGCATGGGCTAAAAGGAGCGGATATTTTATTTGATAAAATCACCGTTACAGGCAGTGAAAATGTTATTATGGCAGCGGCATTAGCGCATGGGAAAACGCGCATTATTAATACGGCAAAAGAACCAGAAGTGGTGCAACTCTGCGAGATATTATCTCAAAGCGGCGTGGAGATTGAGGGTATTGGCGGCAATGAGCTTGTGATATATGGCACAGGTGGTGAGCTGCTTGATTTTGCACCTATTACGGTTATACCTGATAGAATCGAAGCAGGCACTTATTTGTGCGCAGGAGCTATTACGCAATCAAAACTCACGCTCACGCATGTCCAGCCCCAGCATCTTGGCGCGATTATGGATAAGCTAGAGGAGATTGGCTTTAGTTTTGAAAAAGATGAGCATTCCCTCACTTTGCTGCCTGCTCAAAAGCTTAAATCCTTTGAGATTATCACTACTGAATATCCGGGCTTTCCTACTGATGTGCAAGCGCAGTTTATGGCTCTAGCCACGCAATGTGAAGGCACAAGCGTGATTGAGGAGCGTTTGTTTGAAAATCGCTTTATGCATGTAAGCGAGCTGCAACGTTTAGGCGCGGATATCTCACTTAAAGGCAATCATGCTAGCATCACAGGCGTTACGCAGCTTATTGGCGCTGATGTTATGGCAACAGATTTGCGCGCTAGCTCGGCTCTTATTATCGCCGCACTTGTGAGCGAGGGGACTACTAATATTCATAGAATCTATCATCTTGATAGGGGCTATGAGCGCATTGAGCATAAACTTAGAGCCATTGGCGTAAATATACAAAGGCTAAAGAGCTAA
- a CDS encoding toxin-antitoxin system YwqK family antitoxin has product MKYFYIFLLCVGVFGADKTQAKSMEYDLRISYTGDKKAPITIKTHYCKGTTMKCGTQTKTTSAGIVIFKARYVDDKYDGAVKSYYPNGKIREERTYNVGKEEGKRVLYYPNGTIQAQQDYKLNKREGVGKKFYENGALKMQVNYKDDMRDGVQQEFSKQNILMYETFYKAGRKQWLKHYDAQGKVIKEQNCRYEACY; this is encoded by the coding sequence ATGAAATATTTTTACATATTTTTATTATGCGTGGGCGTTTTTGGCGCGGATAAAACGCAAGCAAAAAGTATGGAATATGATTTACGAATCTCCTACACAGGCGATAAAAAAGCACCCATAACCATTAAAACGCATTATTGCAAAGGCACGACTATGAAGTGCGGCACACAGACAAAAACCACTAGTGCGGGCATTGTGATTTTTAAAGCGCGCTATGTAGATGACAAATACGATGGCGCGGTAAAGAGTTATTATCCTAATGGCAAAATACGCGAGGAGCGCACATATAATGTGGGCAAAGAGGAGGGGAAGCGCGTGCTTTACTACCCTAATGGCACGATACAAGCACAGCAGGATTATAAGCTAAATAAGCGCGAGGGCGTGGGCAAGAAATTCTATGAAAATGGTGCGCTAAAAATGCAGGTAAATTACAAAGATGATATGCGTGATGGCGTGCAGCAGGAGTTTAGCAAGCAAAACATACTTATGTATGAGACATTTTATAAAGCCGGTAGAAAGCAGTGGCTCAAGCACTATGACGCGCAAGGCAAGGTCATAAAAGAGCAGAATTGCCGCTATGAAGCCTGCTACTAG
- a CDS encoding toxin-antitoxin system YwqK family antitoxin, which yields MYKIYMLCLALALIGCVEQAPSPKASSNRESTPPKPHKELTADSIRTESARAQKSLPQKPQPKPQNTKATPKPAPEPKNSSQQNIAQSDTQVASTQAPEKMGGEISGEINEEVKEEISTQEESKEAIEEAEAGETTQEEVQENGQTYRAAITYKAGTKIKHGSEILYYLNGSIAQKAFYVDGKREGLYQMFSQQGVLIYEAHYKNGQLDGLCRLFDVASGRLKSEMHFVNGLQEGDMNMYYPSGKLWHSLQYKQGKKEGAAREFDEQGKLVREIFYKDDVEVKR from the coding sequence ATGTATAAAATATATATGCTATGTTTAGCCCTAGCGCTTATAGGCTGCGTGGAGCAAGCGCCAAGCCCCAAAGCAAGCTCAAATAGAGAATCTACGCCGCCAAAGCCACATAAAGAATTAACTGCAGATTCTATACGCACAGAATCTGCGCGCGCGCAAAAATCATTGCCGCAAAAACCACAGCCAAAACCTCAAAACACCAAAGCCACACCAAAGCCCGCTCCAGAGCCTAAAAACTCATCTCAACAAAATATAGCGCAAAGCGATACGCAAGTAGCAAGCACTCAAGCCCCAGAGAAAATGGGCGGGGAAATAAGTGGAGAAATAAATGAGGAAGTGAAAGAGGAAATAAGCACGCAAGAAGAAAGCAAAGAGGCAATAGAGGAGGCAGAGGCAGGCGAAACAACGCAAGAGGAAGTGCAAGAAAATGGGCAGACTTACAGGGCGGCTATTACCTACAAGGCAGGCACGAAAATCAAGCATGGCAGCGAGATTCTGTATTATCTCAATGGAAGCATCGCGCAAAAGGCGTTTTATGTCGATGGCAAGCGTGAGGGGCTATATCAAATGTTTAGCCAACAGGGTGTCTTAATCTATGAGGCGCATTACAAAAATGGGCAGCTTGATGGCTTGTGCCGCCTCTTTGATGTGGCAAGCGGGCGCTTAAAGAGCGAAATGCACTTTGTAAATGGGCTGCAAGAGGGCGATATGAATATGTATTACCCAAGCGGCAAGCTATGGCATAGCCTGCAATACAAGCAGGGCAAGAAAGAGGGCGCAGCAAGGGAGTTTGATGAGCAGGGCAAGCTGGTGCGCGAGATTTTTTACAAAGATGATGTGGAGGTAAAGCGCTAG
- a CDS encoding energy transducer TonB: protein MKWAFGFGFSIMLHGVFVAWILYKKPAQDIDTGGMSGEIAQSFASVMTFTTLPIGELKKQTTESAVSAVSASKSIKTPQALAKESLTQSNIALRADKKINIKQEQKSQVKPTNAQVAQDVDSKTQDTSLSAPKASTQDKVTSPVSGDSQNIIETYQGLLAAHISKYKQYPNASILANEEGTSVVAIRIDENGNVLFVALRKSSGYGALDSESVALFKRASPLPKPPNDLLNGKSVLSFTLPVYFVINKSANKGL from the coding sequence ATGAAATGGGCTTTTGGCTTTGGCTTCTCAATTATGTTGCATGGCGTATTTGTGGCGTGGATTCTATACAAAAAGCCCGCGCAAGATATAGACACAGGTGGAATGAGCGGAGAAATAGCGCAAAGTTTTGCAAGTGTGATGACTTTCACCACTTTGCCCATTGGCGAGCTTAAAAAGCAAACTACAGAATCTGCTGTGAGCGCGGTGAGCGCAAGTAAAAGCATTAAAACCCCACAAGCCCTAGCTAAAGAAAGCCTCACGCAATCAAATATTGCCCTGCGTGCGGATAAAAAGATAAATATCAAGCAAGAGCAAAAATCACAAGTTAAGCCCACAAATGCGCAAGTAGCGCAAGATGTAGATTCTAAAACGCAAGATACTTCGCTTTCTGCACCCAAAGCAAGCACACAAGATAAAGTGACAAGCCCTGTTAGCGGGGATTCTCAAAATATTATAGAAACTTATCAAGGTTTGCTCGCCGCACATATTAGCAAATACAAACAATATCCTAATGCCTCAATCCTTGCAAATGAGGAGGGCACAAGCGTTGTGGCGATTCGCATTGATGAAAATGGCAATGTCTTATTTGTCGCCCTGCGCAAAAGTAGCGGATATGGCGCGCTAGATTCTGAATCTGTTGCACTTTTTAAGCGCGCTTCTCCCCTGCCTAAGCCGCCTAATGATTTGCTTAATGGCAAAAGCGTGCTTTCATTCACGCTGCCTGTATATTTTGTCATTAATAAATCCGCAAATAAGGGATTGTGA
- a CDS encoding biopolymer transporter ExbD: MLANEEQKELSEINVTPFIDVMLVLLIIFMVVAPMITSSVKLELPKSTAAQDSEKKPIILFINLEEISVNEEKVSLQSLGALIDSKTKGDKQSIIYFYVDKAVPYERLVAIIDAVKVAGFHKIALSQEVAK, encoded by the coding sequence ATGCTTGCAAACGAGGAGCAAAAGGAATTAAGCGAAATCAATGTAACGCCCTTTATTGATGTAATGCTAGTCTTACTCATTATCTTTATGGTGGTTGCGCCTATGATTACAAGTTCAGTCAAGCTTGAATTACCCAAAAGCACCGCCGCGCAAGATAGTGAGAAAAAACCTATAATTTTATTTATCAATTTAGAGGAAATAAGCGTAAATGAGGAAAAAGTAAGCCTGCAAAGCCTAGGCGCGCTCATAGATTCTAAAACAAAGGGCGATAAGCAAAGCATTATTTACTTTTATGTGGATAAAGCTGTGCCTTATGAACGACTAGTAGCTATCATTGATGCAGTGAAAGTAGCGGGCTTCCATAAAATCGCGCTATCTCAAGAAGTGGCAAAATAG
- a CDS encoding MotA/TolQ/ExbB proton channel family protein has translation MLFALFLCVFAYANTPQDSAQDSVTKSLPITESSAIENSANQNDLSILGLYKNADSIVKSVICVLIAFSVLTWAVFAAKCVEFKMIFSYCKNDLHILKQFNGQAQEQSLQKTHFAKILYDESLQEIRQSSLNDNNLKSRIKYRLEHRASILLANAKKWIAILASIGSSAPFIGLFGTVWGIMDSFIGIAKSDNTSLAVVAPGIAEALFATAFGLIAAIPAVLFYNALIRLSVSLNAQISEILTHIYCIAERSIYTMQANTQKN, from the coding sequence ATGTTATTTGCTTTGTTTTTGTGCGTATTTGCCTATGCTAATACACCACAAGATAGCGCGCAAGATAGTGTTACAAAATCTTTGCCCATTACAGAATCTAGCGCCATAGAAAATAGTGCAAATCAAAATGATTTATCAATTTTAGGGCTATACAAAAATGCAGATTCTATCGTGAAATCCGTTATATGCGTGCTTATAGCGTTTTCTGTGCTGACTTGGGCTGTGTTTGCAGCAAAATGCGTGGAATTTAAGATGATATTTTCATATTGCAAAAATGATTTGCATATACTTAAACAATTTAATGGGCAAGCACAAGAGCAAAGCCTGCAAAAGACGCATTTTGCAAAGATTTTATATGATGAATCCCTCCAAGAAATACGCCAAAGCAGCCTTAATGATAATAATCTCAAATCTCGCATTAAGTATCGCTTAGAACATCGTGCCAGCATACTGCTAGCAAATGCCAAAAAATGGATTGCTATTCTTGCTAGCATTGGCTCTAGTGCGCCTTTTATTGGGCTTTTTGGCACGGTGTGGGGGATAATGGATTCATTTATTGGCATTGCAAAAAGTGATAATACCTCTCTAGCCGTTGTTGCGCCCGGCATCGCCGAAGCACTCTTTGCCACAGCATTTGGGCTTATTGCGGCAATTCCTGCGGTGCTATTTTACAACGCGCTTATCCGCCTAAGTGTGAGTCTTAATGCACAAATAAGTGAAATCCTAACGCACATTTACTGCATAGCCGAGCGTTCTATTTACACTATGCAGGCAAATACACAAAAAAACTAG
- a CDS encoding TonB-dependent receptor domain-containing protein, whose translation MDISGQQIKNEQKPFTTPGAVSTREGISGSTQNIDNIIRSIPGGYTQADPSQGTISVNIRGMSGFGRVNTMVDGVPQTFYGTSETQGSWCHPLGDWCADNAGGRIQATSGFGATIDQNLLVGIDMQRGTFSGGNGNALMGSANLRTIGVNDVVMEGESYGVLARGSYGSNALGYSYMGAVSTKVKLEKGYIGLLAAYSGRKTSQDYKIGGSHNTISQSSNAAFDPINLTQKPKNQLLKLEFENGAHSILAQYRTYDNTLAGRNTQSQTSQISYRFKPNLPFIDFNILAARTNNEQIYGKNARVMSFPIGKLNGRTKNTALNLDVHNTIFLTFSPKTNFSSTLGVNFLNNNYTRYFDEFVRDEFGDIIYPPETPNGPIDMDYYFRFGFSPEGRQKLTTIYLDNELNYGIVGINVNANYLSYEISTDRKAPCEEANAYCSPKEAGFFSKKGNAFNISSMLSLSLDELFSPFVSLSRTHRIPTPQEMFYSATYADSDPSWPSLYQNINTNLKPESATTYQIGFNSFKRALFTPNDTFGFKLTYYHSQIDNYIYDNYIKYAQSSDSWILLPLNGKATFKGVELEASYDARIFFVRLNYTHQDTDRMRSATEANAHSSGPGGSLSTGQTPFSELPQDYGTLDAGARFFNAKLAIGTLIKYTGRAKRTGFNNILWGIPPTGDTTQDGQEMYQLNSEYLPRMPLLWDIYTTFSPTKYFDIKLEVQNLMDKRYVDPLYAFNATLYQGRGAGVMNNYARGRTYVASVMFRF comes from the coding sequence ATTGATATTTCTGGGCAGCAAATCAAAAATGAGCAAAAGCCCTTTACCACGCCCGGTGCGGTAAGCACTCGCGAGGGTATAAGTGGCTCGACACAAAATATTGATAATATCATACGCAGTATTCCGGGCGGCTACACGCAAGCAGACCCATCGCAAGGCACTATTTCGGTTAATATTCGTGGAATGAGCGGCTTTGGGCGGGTAAATACCATGGTAGATGGCGTGCCACAAACCTTTTATGGCACAAGCGAGACGCAAGGCTCGTGGTGTCACCCTCTTGGCGATTGGTGTGCTGATAATGCGGGCGGGCGCATTCAAGCAACTTCAGGTTTTGGCGCAACTATTGACCAAAATTTGCTTGTAGGTATAGATATGCAGCGCGGCACATTTAGCGGTGGCAATGGCAATGCACTTATGGGAAGCGCGAATTTACGCACCATTGGCGTAAATGATGTCGTTATGGAGGGAGAATCTTATGGTGTGCTAGCACGCGGCTCGTATGGCTCAAATGCGCTAGGATATAGCTACATGGGTGCGGTGTCTACAAAAGTTAAGCTTGAAAAGGGCTATATTGGCTTGCTTGCGGCATATAGTGGGCGCAAAACTTCACAAGATTATAAAATTGGTGGCTCGCACAATACCATTAGCCAAAGCAGTAATGCCGCCTTTGACCCCATAAATCTCACACAAAAGCCTAAAAATCAGCTCCTCAAACTAGAATTTGAAAATGGTGCGCACTCTATTTTGGCTCAATATCGCACCTATGATAATACGCTCGCTGGGCGTAACACACAATCCCAAACAAGCCAAATCAGCTACCGCTTTAAGCCCAATTTGCCCTTTATTGATTTTAATATTTTAGCGGCGCGCACTAATAATGAGCAAATTTATGGGAAAAATGCACGCGTGATGAGCTTCCCTATTGGGAAACTCAATGGCAGGACTAAAAATACTGCACTCAACCTTGATGTGCATAATACGATATTTTTAACATTTTCACCAAAAACAAATTTTAGCAGCACTTTGGGGGTGAATTTTTTAAACAATAATTACACAAGATATTTTGATGAGTTTGTGCGCGATGAGTTTGGGGACATTATTTATCCACCAGAGACGCCAAATGGACCCATTGATATGGATTATTACTTCCGCTTTGGATTCTCTCCAGAGGGTAGGCAAAAACTTACAACCATTTATCTTGATAATGAGCTAAATTATGGAATTGTAGGGATTAATGTGAATGCAAATTACCTCTCTTATGAAATTAGCACAGACAGAAAAGCTCCTTGTGAGGAGGCTAATGCCTACTGCTCGCCAAAAGAGGCGGGATTTTTTAGCAAAAAAGGCAATGCATTTAATATATCAAGTATGCTTAGTCTATCATTAGATGAGCTTTTTAGCCCCTTTGTTAGCCTATCGCGCACACATAGAATCCCAACCCCGCAGGAAATGTTTTATTCAGCAACTTACGCAGATAGTGACCCAAGCTGGCCATCACTTTATCAAAACATCAATACAAATCTCAAGCCAGAATCTGCAACCACCTATCAAATTGGCTTTAATAGCTTTAAACGCGCACTTTTTACACCTAATGATACCTTTGGTTTTAAACTCACATACTATCACAGCCAAATAGATAATTACATATATGATAATTATATTAAATACGCGCAAAGCTCAGATTCGTGGATATTGTTGCCACTTAATGGCAAGGCAACATTTAAGGGTGTGGAGCTTGAAGCTTCCTATGATGCGCGTATTTTCTTTGTGCGGCTTAATTATACACACCAAGATACAGATAGAATGCGCTCCGCCACAGAGGCAAATGCTCACAGCTCTGGACCCGGAGGCTCTTTATCTACAGGGCAAACACCTTTTTCAGAGCTACCACAAGATTATGGCACGCTTGATGCTGGTGCGCGCTTTTTTAATGCCAAACTGGCGATAGGCACACTTATAAAATACACAGGCAGAGCGAAGCGCACAGGATTTAATAATATTTTATGGGGTATTCCGCCAACTGGTGATACCACCCAAGATGGGCAAGAAATGTATCAACTTAATAGTGAATACCTGCCTAGAATGCCGCTTTTATGGGATATTTACACCACTTTTAGCCCAACAAAATATTTTGATATAAAGCTAGAAGTGCAAAATCTTATGGATAAACGCTATGTAGACCCCCTTTATGCCTTTAATGCAACGCTATATCAAGGGCGTGGCGCTGGCGTTATGAATAATTATGCACGAGGGCGCACATATGTAGCAAGCGTAATGTTTAGATTTTAA
- a CDS encoding flavodoxin: protein MKKVGLFYGSDGGTTQEISQRIADKIGDCQVFDVASCKVEDLAGFENLILATPTYGAGDLQDDWDTFLSKAGEGAFAGKTIALVGLGDQDIYADTFCNGIGHIYEVASKQGKIIGQTSTDGYTFDDSTAVVDGKFVGLVIDEVNQEDLSNDRINAWVDTIKGAFA from the coding sequence ATGAAAAAAGTTGGTTTGTTCTATGGTAGCGATGGCGGCACAACGCAGGAGATTTCGCAGAGGATTGCGGATAAAATAGGGGATTGCCAAGTGTTTGATGTCGCCTCTTGCAAAGTGGAGGATTTAGCGGGGTTTGAAAATCTTATCCTTGCCACGCCTACTTATGGTGCTGGTGATTTGCAAGATGATTGGGATACATTTTTATCAAAAGCTGGTGAGGGTGCGTTCGCGGGGAAAACTATCGCTCTTGTGGGCTTAGGCGACCAAGACATTTATGCTGATACTTTTTGTAACGGCATAGGGCATATTTATGAAGTGGCTTCAAAGCAAGGCAAAATCATAGGACAGACTTCAACAGATGGCTACACTTTCGATGACAGCACGGCTGTGGTAGATGGCAAGTTTGTGGGGCTTGTGATTGATGAGGTAAATCAAGAAGATTTGAGCAATGATAGAATTAATGCATGGGTGGATACGATAAAGGGCGCATTCGCGTAA
- a CDS encoding branched-chain amino acid transporter permease, whose amino-acid sequence MSPELHSALLILVIGLNTLLSRFLPFIIFAKSTPKSILFLGKVLPSAIMAMLIVYCFKDTDIAHSPYGLNELIAFMVVSLVHIAFKIAVLSIVCGTIAYMILVQNGGILHICGF is encoded by the coding sequence TTGAGTCCTGAACTCCACTCCGCGCTGCTTATCCTTGTGATTGGCTTAAACACACTTCTAAGCCGCTTTTTGCCTTTTATTATCTTTGCTAAAAGCACGCCAAAATCTATACTCTTTTTGGGCAAAGTCCTGCCTAGTGCGATTATGGCTATGCTCATTGTGTATTGCTTTAAAGACACGGATATAGCGCATTCACCTTATGGGCTTAATGAGCTTATTGCGTTTATGGTGGTGAGCCTTGTGCATATCGCGTTTAAAATCGCAGTCTTAAGCATTGTGTGCGGGACGATAGCGTATATGATACTGGTGCAAAATGGTGGAATTTTACATATTTGTGGATTTTAG
- a CDS encoding AzlC family ABC transporter permease → MRSHLLPALKDAFPHTIPIMLGYIFMGMAFGILLQKEAGYGALWALMMSIIIYGGATQFISVGLIAGGVGLWESFVIVSMINARQIFYSISMLEHFKQMGKLRYYMIYSLTDETLALLNLKTPKQGINKSYFEFFISFLNQIYWIVGCVLGALVGSSVDFNPQGLDFMMGAIFIVIFIEQWRKKSMRKSALIGIGVSLICLYIFGAQHFLIPSLIGICLSLMLCRKPMEKALES, encoded by the coding sequence ATGCGCTCACACCTCCTCCCCGCACTCAAAGACGCCTTTCCGCACACTATCCCTATTATGCTTGGCTATATTTTTATGGGTATGGCATTTGGCATTTTACTGCAAAAAGAAGCCGGCTATGGCGCGCTATGGGCGCTTATGATGTCCATTATTATTTATGGTGGGGCTACGCAGTTTATTAGTGTAGGGCTTATAGCAGGGGGCGTTGGGCTATGGGAAAGCTTTGTGATTGTCTCTATGATTAATGCGCGGCAGATTTTTTACTCCATTAGCATGCTAGAGCATTTTAAGCAAATGGGCAAACTGCGCTATTATATGATTTATTCGCTTACTGATGAAACGCTAGCTCTGCTTAATCTCAAAACCCCAAAGCAAGGCATAAATAAATCATATTTTGAATTTTTCATCTCATTTCTCAATCAAATCTATTGGATAGTGGGCTGTGTGCTTGGCGCGCTGGTGGGTAGTAGCGTGGATTTTAATCCACAAGGGCTTGATTTTATGATGGGAGCTATTTTTATTGTAATTTTCATTGAGCAATGGCGTAAGAAATCCATGCGCAAAAGTGCGCTTATCGGCATTGGTGTGAGCCTTATTTGCCTCTATATCTTTGGTGCGCAGCATTTCTTAATCCCCTCACTTATAGGGATTTGCCTTTCACTTATGCTATGCAGAAAACCTATGGAGAAAGCCCTTGAGTCCTGA
- the argS gene encoding arginine--tRNA ligase codes for MYSHIKSLLARLYSVDFSSIVLEKPKNKDLGHIATPLAFSLAKIKRANPHAIAQEIATNLAQYSEFDKVEALNGFVNFTLAAPFLQEMSHNLIKKHKNAQKDESILIEFVSANPTGPLHIGHTRGAVYGDVLARVGEFLGYKICREYYINDAGAQINNLGLSIFLSGQEHILKQAVSYPKDCYRGEYIIDIALMCEKHFGKDIFKHTDSISKLAEFGKNAMLQEIKDNLAQVGIEFDNFVSEKAMYEHWQDTLNALESSKSVYEKDNKIWLASSRYGDEKDRVIVRESGEPTYLAGDIIYHAYKFKRHFNHYINIWGADHHGYMQRVRAAIHFLGYDETKLEILLSQMVSLLRGGQPYKMGKRTGNFILMKDVVDDIGADAVRFIFLSKKADTHLEFDVNELKKQDVSNPIYYINYANARIHTIFDKAGVNMQDMQHSTIPLELPLEAKALLFEALCVEHIIESAFRDREMQKICDYLKHLAACLHSFYNAHKILQSPHEKSLLYVLMVVSHSLTLGLALLGIKAKTKM; via the coding sequence ATGTATTCTCATATCAAATCCCTCCTTGCGCGCCTTTATAGTGTGGATTTTTCAAGCATCGTGCTTGAGAAGCCCAAAAACAAGGATTTAGGGCATATCGCCACACCACTTGCCTTTAGCCTTGCAAAGATTAAAAGGGCTAATCCCCACGCCATAGCCCAAGAGATTGCCACCAATTTGGCTCAATACAGCGAGTTTGATAAGGTCGAGGCGCTAAATGGCTTTGTCAATTTCACGCTCGCAGCGCCATTTTTGCAAGAAATGTCGCATAATCTCATAAAAAAACACAAAAATGCGCAAAAAGATGAAAGCATACTCATTGAATTTGTGAGCGCTAATCCCACAGGTCCTCTGCACATAGGACATACAAGAGGTGCGGTGTATGGCGATGTATTAGCGCGTGTGGGGGAATTTCTAGGCTATAAGATTTGCAGAGAATACTACATTAATGACGCGGGCGCGCAGATTAATAATCTTGGCTTATCTATTTTCTTAAGTGGGCAGGAGCATATTTTAAAGCAAGCGGTGAGCTACCCCAAAGACTGCTACAGAGGCGAATACATTATAGACATTGCGCTTATGTGCGAAAAACACTTTGGCAAAGATATTTTTAAGCATACAGATTCTATCTCTAAGCTTGCTGAATTTGGCAAAAATGCTATGCTGCAAGAGATTAAAGATAATCTCGCGCAAGTGGGCATTGAGTTTGATAATTTTGTGAGTGAAAAGGCGATGTATGAGCATTGGCAGGATACGCTAAATGCTTTAGAATCTAGCAAGAGCGTTTATGAAAAGGATAATAAAATATGGCTTGCCTCATCGCGCTATGGCGATGAAAAAGACAGAGTGATTGTGCGCGAAAGCGGCGAGCCAACATATTTGGCAGGCGATATTATTTATCACGCCTATAAATTTAAGCGCCACTTTAATCACTACATTAATATTTGGGGTGCAGACCATCATGGATATATGCAGCGTGTGAGGGCGGCTATACACTTTCTAGGCTATGATGAGACAAAACTTGAAATCCTGCTTTCGCAAATGGTGAGCCTCCTTCGAGGTGGGCAGCCCTACAAAATGGGCAAGCGCACAGGGAATTTTATCCTTATGAAAGATGTTGTAGATGATATTGGCGCGGACGCTGTGCGCTTTATTTTCCTCTCCAAAAAGGCGGATACACACCTTGAATTTGATGTGAATGAGCTAAAAAAGCAAGATGTGAGTAATCCTATTTATTATATTAATTATGCCAATGCTAGAATCCACACTATTTTTGATAAAGCGGGCGTAAATATGCAAGATATGCAGCACTCTACAATCCCCCTTGAGCTACCACTTGAAGCCAAAGCCCTACTCTTTGAGGCGCTATGTGTGGAGCATATTATAGAATCTGCATTCCGCGATAGGGAGATGCAAAAAATTTGTGATTACCTAAAACACCTAGCCGCTTGCTTGCATAGCTTTTATAATGCCCATAAGATTTTGCAATCCCCACATGAAAAGAGCCTGCTTTATGTGCTTATGGTGGTAAGCCACAGCCTAACCCTTGGGCTAGCGCTACTTGGCATAAAAGCAAAGACAAAAATGTAA
- a CDS encoding twin-arginine translocase TatA/TatE family subunit has protein sequence MGAFSVWHWVIVLVVVLLLFGGKKIPELAKGLGSGIKNFKKAVKEDDEEEAKKEPEASSQIKQTHAEQAKPQADSTKQD, from the coding sequence ATGGGAGCGTTTAGTGTTTGGCATTGGGTGATTGTGCTTGTGGTGGTTTTACTCCTCTTTGGTGGGAAAAAAATTCCAGAGCTTGCAAAGGGCTTAGGCAGCGGGATTAAAAATTTCAAAAAAGCGGTCAAAGAAGATGATGAGGAAGAGGCAAAAAAAGAGCCTGAAGCCTCATCGCAAATCAAACAAACGCACGCGGAGCAGGCAAAGCCACAAGCAGATTCTACAAAGCAAGATTAA